Below is a window of Ignavibacteriota bacterium DNA.
TCCGGGAGTTGAAGGTTTTCTTCCTATAAGTGCGCTCATCAGTTTGAAATATTGGTTGCAAACCGGAATCATCAACGATGTTCATCCTTCGGGGCTTTTTATTTTCATCGCGATTGTTGCAGGTGGAGTTTTACTGAAAAAAGCATTTTGCAGTTGGCTCTGCCCGGTTGGAACGCTGAGTGAATCACTCTGGATGTTCGGGAAAAAATTATTCGGAAGAAATCTCACTCCGCCCAAATGGCTTGATTACCCGTTGCGTTCATTGAAATATCTCCTGCTGTTTTTCTTCGCCTATTCCATTTGGCAAATGACCGTACCTGATTTGCAAGCATTTATTTACAGCCCGTATAACAAAATGGCTGACGTGAAGATGTATCAGTTCTTCGCGAACATTTCCTCATTTGCTCTCTGGACAATCATTATCCTGATGGTCTTTTCACTGTTCATAAAAAATTTCTGGTGCAGATTTTTATGTCCGTATGGCGCGTTGCTCGGAGTTCTCAGTTGGTTCAGCCCGTTGAAAATTACACGCAACAAATCCACCTGTATTGATTGTGAACTGTGTACGAAAGCCTGTCCGTCAAACATCAAGGTTCATAAAGTGAAGAGAGTGTGGAGTGATGAATGTATGAATTGTCTCGCGTGTGTCGAAGCGTGTCCGGTTAAGGAGACACTCGATATCAGGACATCCGTCACAAAGACTCGAATCCCGAATTGGGTGTTTGGCGTCTTCGTCGTCGGTACATTTGCCGGGATAACGGGATTAGCAATGATAACCGGGCATTGGCAAAACGGAATGACAAAGGAGGAATATCTAAAGCGTTTCCCGCAAATTGAATCACCGATATATCAGCACAACCGGGGTGAAGTTCCTCAATATGGTCCAAATGACTGAGTATTCTATGGAAAAAATATCATCGTTTTACGATTCGCTTGCTCAGGATTATGATAGCATGATAGACTTTGAGAAGCGGTTCAACAGGGAACAACCGGTTTTCAACGGACTCGTTTCAAAGTACAGTATTCACTCAGCAATTGATGCCGGATGCGGTACAGGATTTCATTCGCTTGTACTTGCATGGTTGGGAGTGAAGGTGACAGCAGTTGATATTTCTTCTGAAATGATTTCGCGTTTGAAGCAACGTGCTGTTGAAATGAACGTAAACATCGAAACCGTTCTTTCGGATTTTCAACATCTTTCCGATACTGTTCGGCAGAAAGTAGATGCTGTTTTCTGTCTCGGCAATACACTTCCGCATCTTCTTTCTGATGCAGAAGTGAATCAGGCATTGACAAATTTTCGCTCTGTGTTGAATGAGCAGGGAGTAGTAATTCTTCAACTACTGAATTATGGGAGAATCATGAAGAAGAAGGAAAGGATTCAGAATGTGAAAGAACGAGATGGGAAAATATTTGTCCGCTTTTATGATTATCTTGATGATGTCATTGCATTTAATATTCTCACACTCAGGCAGAAAGAGAATCAGATGACGCACACTCTTCATACGACTCATCTGAACCCGGTGACACTATCTCGTTTACAATACAATTTGTCAAAAGCCGGCTTCCAACAGATTGAGCATTTCGGCTCTCTTTCGTTCGAGCCGTTTGATGTCGAAGCATCGCACGACCTTATCGTCGTTGCCTCTTGAATTTTTTTATCAACACATAACAAAGGAAAACACTATGAACCAATCAACCATCACAAACTATTATGAAGACGACCATGACCGGCTGGATAATCTCTTCAAACAATTTCAATCATTAAAACGAAACGAACTTCCGAGAGCGAAAGAATTTTTTCTTGAGTTTCATTCGGGATTGCTTCGACATATCATGTGGGAAGAGGAAATTCTCTTTCCACTCTTCGAACAAAAGACAGGAATGCATCACTCTGGTCCGACGGAAGTAATGCGGATGGAACACCGTGTAATCAAGAAACATCTTGAAGCAATACACACCGCAATTCAATCGGGCAATCCTGAAACTGATTCGGACGAACAGACGATGCTCAATACGTTGTTCGCCCACAATCAAAAAGAAGAGCAAATCTTATATCCGGCGATTGACCGAACGATTAACAGTAACGAACGGGTAACCGTATTTCAGAAGATGGAAACCGTTTCTCAATAACTTCCGTCGTCGTTGAAGAATTCAACAAAGAGATTCTCTCTTAATAGTGAGAGTTAAATAACTCACTTTCTCTCAGGGCTGAAACAGGTCATGTTCAGCCCTTTTGATTTTTATATAAAATAAAGGAGAATAAACTTCGTTTCTGATGGCATTAGAATTGTACAGAGGCATATGTCTTAGAGTTTTGTATCTAATTATCCTATTATCTTGAAAGAAGAACAATGAAACGTATATTTGTTATTTCTATCATTCCCCTGTTCTTATTTATCACTGTTGGTTTTATCATTTTGATTCCGGAAACAACGGAACCATCGCCCGTGCAAGCGGTGAATCCGCAGCAGTGTTTTGAGTGCCATGAAGAAGTGAAAGAACTTCACACCGGAAGCAAGCATGCAAAATTGAACTGCACAACATGTCACTCGGAACTGACAAAGCATCTTGAGGACGCGACGAGCAAACCGGTGACGAATCTCGAACTGACGAAATGCGGCGGTTGTCACAAAGACCAGTACGAGTCGTTCATGCACGTGAATCTTGCATCGAAAGCGAAGTTGGAGAAGGCGACAACGACAAGCCGCTCGCCAACGTTCGATAAATTAATGACGCCGCACGGTTTTACCAAAGAGCATGATGAGCCGCGCAGTCATGCGTTCATGCTGATGGACCATTACATCGTTGACCGCGCATACGGCGGCCGTTTTCAATTAAAGAGTTGGCAGAACATTACGAAGACCGGAAACGTATGGGATTTTCTGGAAGATAAAGAACCATCAACAAGCGACCAGAAAGCATTTATCACACAGTCGGCAACAGCCGCAAACCCGACGTGCATCAGTTGCAAATCCACCAATCAAATTCTTACATGGAAATATAAAGGCGAGCCATCGCCCGATGCAAAATGGTCGCGCACGTCGAAAGTTGTCGAGATGGCGCGTGCAATCAATCAACCGGTCGGATGCATTCATTGTCACGACCCGCACGGAACAAATCCGCGAGTTGTTCGCGATGCGTTGATTGAAGCAGTGGTTGACCGCGGCGAAGGAACGTATCCGTATGACAAAGAAAAAAGCAAGCAAATCACGATGAAGAAAATTACGTTCAGAGATTTTCGGGCTATCGGAATCTTAAATAAAAAAGATTCCA
It encodes the following:
- a CDS encoding class I SAM-dependent methyltransferase gives rise to the protein MEKISSFYDSLAQDYDSMIDFEKRFNREQPVFNGLVSKYSIHSAIDAGCGTGFHSLVLAWLGVKVTAVDISSEMISRLKQRAVEMNVNIETVLSDFQHLSDTVRQKVDAVFCLGNTLPHLLSDAEVNQALTNFRSVLNEQGVVILQLLNYGRIMKKKERIQNVKERDGKIFVRFYDYLDDVIAFNILTLRQKENQMTHTLHTTHLNPVTLSRLQYNLSKAGFQQIEHFGSLSFEPFDVEASHDLIVVAS
- a CDS encoding ammonia-forming cytochrome c nitrite reductase subunit c552; protein product: MKRIFVISIIPLFLFITVGFIILIPETTEPSPVQAVNPQQCFECHEEVKELHTGSKHAKLNCTTCHSELTKHLEDATSKPVTNLELTKCGGCHKDQYESFMHVNLASKAKLEKATTTSRSPTFDKLMTPHGFTKEHDEPRSHAFMLMDHYIVDRAYGGRFQLKSWQNITKTGNVWDFLEDKEPSTSDQKAFITQSATAANPTCISCKSTNQILTWKYKGEPSPDAKWSRTSKVVEMARAINQPVGCIHCHDPHGTNPRVVRDALIEAVVDRGEGTYPYDKEKSKQITMKKITFRDFRAIGILNKKDSNLMCAQCHVEYNCNPGHDPKTGEAIGYADSRTNIFPWVNVLDYNKKMETFNFKDFKHAVTGASLSKLQHPESETFWNSKHERAGVECKDCHMPKTKKGNKTFTWHGQKSARYMTKETCLNCHKEWNEKEAEYQIDAIQNYIRGKMRKAEYNIGLFIDTYTRAKDAGVDTTALKESRKYHDQAHSLWEWWTAENSDGFHNPTIARESLTQSITAAQDGIKFLEKAITEKKALK
- a CDS encoding 4Fe-4S binding protein, giving the protein MKPDNTDSSVLTTNSLTFTEPFSKTIVDTFQTIPHRAEARKLKIKKIPTEQRKKKIKFSLEPLWYKRIVHRLRDDSQFLRSTIQFSFILLCVWIGIEFYLFMQWGMSNGETTYFERPPGVEGFLPISALISLKYWLQTGIINDVHPSGLFIFIAIVAGGVLLKKAFCSWLCPVGTLSESLWMFGKKLFGRNLTPPKWLDYPLRSLKYLLLFFFAYSIWQMTVPDLQAFIYSPYNKMADVKMYQFFANISSFALWTIIILMVFSLFIKNFWCRFLCPYGALLGVLSWFSPLKITRNKSTCIDCELCTKACPSNIKVHKVKRVWSDECMNCLACVEACPVKETLDIRTSVTKTRIPNWVFGVFVVGTFAGITGLAMITGHWQNGMTKEEYLKRFPQIESPIYQHNRGEVPQYGPND
- a CDS encoding hemerythrin domain-containing protein, with translation MNQSTITNYYEDDHDRLDNLFKQFQSLKRNELPRAKEFFLEFHSGLLRHIMWEEEILFPLFEQKTGMHHSGPTEVMRMEHRVIKKHLEAIHTAIQSGNPETDSDEQTMLNTLFAHNQKEEQILYPAIDRTINSNERVTVFQKMETVSQ